The Panicum hallii strain FIL2 chromosome 9, PHallii_v3.1, whole genome shotgun sequence genome has a window encoding:
- the LOC112875440 gene encoding probable RNA-binding protein 18 isoform X1 → MESSSLVIWCARLNDQPSLNWKSWLQYPMDVKGLERDEAEGRLYVGNLDFRISESDVIKMFSPFGKITAEDFLWHTRGPKRGEPRGYAFVQYTTKEEAQLAKEKMNGKLVCGRPMVVHLASEKSSLDSSDSHRALKDKKVTGGSAIRSAQTDRAAKIAAIKNKLKSLEEEGCSTKRPRLTPNDLTGTKEHSHKKF, encoded by the exons ATGGAGAGTTCCAG CCTTGTGATTTGGTGTGCTCGGTTAAACGATCAACCTTCTCTGAATTGGAAATCGTGGCTGCAATACCCAATG GATGTTAAAGGTCTTGAGAGAGATGAGGCAGAGGGTAGGCTCTATGTTGGGAATCTGGACTTCAGGATATCAGA GTCCGACGTTATCAAGATGTTTTCCCCGTTTGGAAAGATTACAGCTGAGGATTTCTTGTGGCACACACGTGGCCCAAAGCGAGGCGAACCCCGGGGCTATGCTTTTGTTCAATACACCACTAAGGAG GAAGCTCAGTTAGCAAAGGAAAAGATGAATGGCAAGTTAGTCTGTGGACGTCCAATGGTGGTTCACCTGGCTAGTGAAAAAAGCTCTCTGGACTCTAGTGATTCGCATAGAGCACTCAAAGACAAGAAAGTGACAGGTGGTTCAGCAATCAGATCAGCACAAACTGATCGCGCTGCAAAGATAGCTGCCATAAAAAACAAGTTAAAATCCTTGGAGGAAGAAGGATGCAGCACAAAAAGACCAAGACTCACACCAAATGACTTGACAGGCACCAAGGAACACTCTCATAAGAAGTTTTGA
- the LOC112875440 gene encoding probable RNA-binding protein 18 isoform X2: MDVKGLERDEAEGRLYVGNLDFRISESDVIKMFSPFGKITAEDFLWHTRGPKRGEPRGYAFVQYTTKEEAQLAKEKMNGKLVCGRPMVVHLASEKSSLDSSDSHRALKDKKVTGGSAIRSAQTDRAAKIAAIKNKLKSLEEEGCSTKRPRLTPNDLTGTKEHSHKKF, encoded by the exons ATG GATGTTAAAGGTCTTGAGAGAGATGAGGCAGAGGGTAGGCTCTATGTTGGGAATCTGGACTTCAGGATATCAGA GTCCGACGTTATCAAGATGTTTTCCCCGTTTGGAAAGATTACAGCTGAGGATTTCTTGTGGCACACACGTGGCCCAAAGCGAGGCGAACCCCGGGGCTATGCTTTTGTTCAATACACCACTAAGGAG GAAGCTCAGTTAGCAAAGGAAAAGATGAATGGCAAGTTAGTCTGTGGACGTCCAATGGTGGTTCACCTGGCTAGTGAAAAAAGCTCTCTGGACTCTAGTGATTCGCATAGAGCACTCAAAGACAAGAAAGTGACAGGTGGTTCAGCAATCAGATCAGCACAAACTGATCGCGCTGCAAAGATAGCTGCCATAAAAAACAAGTTAAAATCCTTGGAGGAAGAAGGATGCAGCACAAAAAGACCAAGACTCACACCAAATGACTTGACAGGCACCAAGGAACACTCTCATAAGAAGTTTTGA
- the LOC112876889 gene encoding uncharacterized protein LOC112876889 translates to MEASPSRSDSLSRGGWPRCKARPTPSLERLDVHAGGLVESFNSSTASFIDMDPEELLFSMRWTSSDDGGLDLGPLCAGACSPLLASAGLVFADEGLLPREPSGIAARDAGSACYADASAGSSPAFHTARSTPASAIGSARPSGGGGARPLLPATRRLLLRYLRFLVPLCRKARALRLPARVFSAPGSRPPAAATPARRSTSSASSAAEHWCHGNADTAVRDAILHCKKSLLTARTEC, encoded by the coding sequence ATGGAGGCCTCGCCATCTCGCAGCGACAGCCTCTCCCGCGGCGGGTGGCCCAGGTGCAAGGCGCGCCCCACGCCGTCCTTGGAGCGCCTCGACGTCCACGCCGGCGGCCTCGTCGAGTCGTTCAACAGCTCCACGGCGTCCTTCATCGACATGGACCCGGAGGAGCTGCTGTTCTCGATGCGGTGGACGTCATCGGACGACGGCGGCCTCGACCTCGGCCCGCTCTGCGCCGGGGCGTGCTCCCCGCTGCTGGCCAGCGCCGGGCTCGTCTTCGCCGACGAGGGCCTCCTCCCCCGCGAGCCGAGCGGCATTGCCGCCCGTGACGCCGGCAGCGCGTGCTACGCCGACGCGTCGGCGGGCTCGTCCCCGGCGTTCCACACGGCGCGGAGCACGCCGGCCTCCGCGATCGGCTCCGCGCGGccctcgggcggcggcggcgccaggcCGCTGCTGCCGGCGACGCGGAGGCTGCTCCTCCGGTACCTGCGCTTCCTCGTGCCGCTGTGCCGCAAGGCGCGGGCGCTGCGGCTGCCGGCGCGGGTGTTCTCGGCTCCGGGGTCcaggccgccggccgccgcgaccCCGGCGCGGCGGTCCACGTCCAGCGCCTCCAGCGCGGCGGAGCACTGGTGCCACGGCAACGCCGACACCGCCGTGCGCGACGCCATCCTCCACTGCAAGAAATCCTTGCTGACCGCTCGCACAGAATGCTGA